One Roseimaritima multifibrata DNA window includes the following coding sequences:
- a CDS encoding HdeD family acid-resistance protein, which yields MNESSAHPASSSHDITIPRRQMPDELQHLRKIWWGPFLLGIGLILGGIVAVTFPIFSTFGVIMVLGIVLLLAGVATIVTSFMTGKWSAFLVQLLMGILYTVIGVLMAESPLASAAALTLLVASFSIAGGVFRVVAALQLRFSHWGWVLTSGMIAILFGIVVLRHFPEAAPWLIGLMLGLDLIFGGLNWLLLSLTIRSLPPEHDEI from the coding sequence ATGAACGAATCCAGCGCTCATCCAGCCTCTAGCTCACACGACATAACGATCCCGCGGCGGCAAATGCCCGACGAACTCCAACACCTACGCAAAATTTGGTGGGGCCCGTTCCTGCTGGGGATTGGACTAATCCTGGGTGGCATTGTTGCCGTCACCTTTCCGATCTTCTCAACGTTCGGTGTCATCATGGTGCTGGGCATCGTGCTGCTACTTGCTGGCGTTGCCACGATCGTGACGTCTTTCATGACGGGGAAGTGGAGTGCGTTTTTAGTGCAGTTGCTGATGGGTATCCTCTACACGGTAATCGGCGTCCTGATGGCCGAATCACCGCTAGCCAGTGCAGCGGCACTGACGCTGTTAGTCGCCTCTTTCTCGATTGCCGGTGGAGTGTTTCGCGTCGTTGCCGCGTTGCAATTGCGGTTCTCGCATTGGGGATGGGTGCTGACCAGCGGTATGATCGCAATCCTATTTGGCATCGTGGTGCTGCGGCATTTCCCCGAAGCTGCCCCCTGGTTGATCGGGCTGATGCTGGGACTGGACTTGATCTTCGGTGGTTTAAATTGGTTATTGCTCTCTCTGACGATTCGCAGTCTTCCGCCCGAACATGACGAGATTTGA
- a CDS encoding arylsulfatase — protein sequence MSRINMFHFVAETQTDGLKSRNRHRTFSHRLRHRIAAPAISAVVALFTQTLTTTPLKAQAADRPNIIYIMADDMGYSDIGCYGSEIQTPNLDALAEKGIRFTQFYNTARCCPTRASLMTGLYPHQAGIGHMMEDRGFDGYRGELNRHCVTIPEALKSAGYRSYMSGKWHVTKTIAPSSFAEKHNWPLQRGFDQFYGTIHGAGSFFDPNTLTRGNDFISPFADPEYTAADREDETYYYTNAIADHAAGYVREHPSRSNPEPFFMYVSFTAAHWPMHALDKDIEKYKGKYDAGYAAVRNARYQRMIELGVIDKESTVNWAIPDDWMNEEEWEWDKRNMEVYAAMIDSMDRGIGRIVAALKETDQFDNTMICFFQDNGGCAENYGRGGQGGPRAKTPSLPPVPNQLIQPDMTPKQSRDGFPMRTGVGSLAGPADTAIGYGKAWATVSNTPFREYKHWVHEGGISTPLIVHWPSKINRPGSLENTPSHLVDLMATAIDVAEGTYPKTFHNQNPIKPLQGKSLVPLFTGGSIERDAIFWEHEGNRAVREGDFKLVAKGTKGEWELYNIALDRSEQNNLSAQNPQLVKELADLWQQYAERSDVLPVSPPRPGGHSQTMNRKQMRFHLKGKETLATSSAPFIPNRNLRVKVVADIQGDGSIIAQGGSSHGWGIYVQNGEVFFVVTRSGKRNILASGITPKGKTTIEAELPRQGPLRLRINEQNVPTNMRPGSLSEQPQDGLQVGQDTGGAVGNYKTPFPFSGTIDSVQIDLK from the coding sequence ATGTCTCGAATCAACATGTTCCACTTCGTCGCCGAAACGCAAACCGACGGCTTAAAATCTCGGAATCGTCACCGAACTTTTTCCCATCGTCTAAGACACCGCATAGCAGCCCCCGCCATTTCAGCGGTTGTCGCCCTATTCACGCAAACGCTAACCACGACGCCCCTCAAAGCGCAGGCAGCCGATCGTCCGAACATCATCTATATCATGGCCGATGATATGGGCTATTCCGATATCGGCTGTTATGGAAGTGAAATCCAGACACCGAACTTAGATGCGTTAGCCGAAAAGGGAATTCGTTTTACCCAGTTCTACAATACAGCACGCTGTTGCCCGACTCGAGCGAGCCTCATGACCGGGCTATACCCTCACCAAGCGGGTATCGGTCATATGATGGAGGACCGAGGTTTTGATGGCTATCGAGGCGAACTGAACCGGCACTGTGTGACGATCCCCGAGGCGTTAAAGTCGGCGGGCTATCGTTCCTATATGTCGGGAAAATGGCATGTCACCAAAACGATCGCCCCCTCATCCTTCGCCGAGAAACACAACTGGCCATTGCAACGCGGATTCGACCAATTCTATGGCACGATTCATGGAGCCGGCAGCTTCTTTGATCCCAATACGTTGACACGCGGAAACGACTTCATTTCACCCTTCGCGGATCCCGAGTACACGGCTGCGGACCGCGAAGACGAAACCTACTATTACACGAACGCCATCGCCGATCATGCGGCCGGTTATGTCCGTGAACACCCTTCGCGCTCAAATCCAGAACCGTTTTTCATGTATGTCTCCTTTACCGCTGCGCACTGGCCGATGCATGCGTTGGACAAGGACATCGAAAAGTACAAAGGAAAATACGATGCGGGCTATGCCGCCGTACGTAATGCCCGCTACCAGCGAATGATTGAATTGGGTGTGATCGACAAAGAGAGCACGGTCAATTGGGCAATTCCCGACGACTGGATGAACGAAGAAGAGTGGGAGTGGGATAAACGTAACATGGAGGTCTACGCCGCCATGATTGACAGCATGGACCGTGGAATCGGACGGATTGTTGCAGCTCTAAAAGAGACCGATCAATTCGATAACACGATGATCTGCTTCTTCCAAGATAACGGCGGTTGTGCCGAAAATTATGGACGAGGAGGGCAGGGGGGCCCGCGTGCGAAAACACCTTCCCTGCCACCGGTTCCCAACCAGTTGATTCAGCCCGATATGACTCCCAAACAATCACGCGACGGGTTTCCAATGCGAACCGGCGTCGGCAGCCTCGCAGGCCCCGCCGACACAGCGATCGGATACGGTAAAGCCTGGGCAACCGTATCCAATACGCCTTTCCGAGAATACAAACACTGGGTCCATGAAGGTGGTATTTCGACTCCTTTGATTGTCCATTGGCCCAGCAAGATCAATCGTCCAGGTTCACTGGAAAACACTCCCAGCCACTTGGTCGATTTAATGGCGACCGCGATCGACGTCGCTGAAGGGACCTACCCCAAAACCTTCCATAACCAGAACCCGATTAAACCGCTTCAGGGCAAAAGCTTGGTGCCTCTATTCACCGGTGGGAGCATCGAACGCGACGCCATCTTCTGGGAACATGAAGGGAACCGAGCCGTACGCGAGGGAGACTTCAAATTGGTTGCCAAAGGAACCAAAGGCGAATGGGAACTGTATAACATCGCCCTGGACCGAAGTGAACAAAACAACCTGAGCGCCCAGAACCCGCAACTGGTGAAGGAACTGGCCGATCTATGGCAACAGTACGCAGAACGATCCGACGTGCTGCCAGTATCTCCGCCAAGGCCTGGAGGGCATTCGCAAACAATGAACCGCAAACAGATGCGGTTTCACCTGAAAGGGAAAGAGACGCTTGCAACTTCCTCCGCTCCGTTCATCCCGAACCGGAATCTCCGCGTCAAAGTGGTTGCCGATATCCAGGGTGATGGCTCCATCATCGCTCAAGGGGGATCGTCACACGGATGGGGAATCTACGTCCAAAACGGCGAGGTGTTCTTTGTGGTTACACGATCTGGAAAACGCAACATCCTTGCCAGCGGAATCACGCCCAAAGGGAAGACAACGATCGAAGCGGAGCTCCCCAGACAAGGGCCACTTCGCCTTCGAATCAACGAGCAGAACGTCCCGACAAACATGCGCCCGGGCAGCCTAAGCGAACAACCGCAAGACGGACTTCAAGTCGGCCAAGATACCGGTGGCGCCGTCGGCAACTACAAGACCCCATTTCCCTTTTCCGGAACGATCGATTCCGTCCAAATCGATCTTAAGTAA
- a CDS encoding YHYH protein, which produces MKVKSNHGGTHRFFRSAFTVAVILVVPNALLAHDGPHHGDSEKPKGSRTWTLGAEGVHLHGTFVTASAGDVQIRRDDNRLVSLKMERLVASDREWIAKRLEAIDTLNQQRELHFVVQNRPSGDGIPANENAMPLIYEHFQPFSKVLKLRLDDDYLYVGSNGMPDHPMMIGIRSWQQQVPIPQKYFGDNAWRIPLHPVPAKQPMSTKDNFLRGAIALAVNGVPIFNPLNNRGDDALLFGELDEYGGHCGRADDYHYHIAPVHLEKTTGKDQPIAYALDGYPIFGYQDQQATDFAPLDSLGGHKDEAGQYHYHATKTYPYLNGGFYGEVVERGGQVDPQPRAQPIRPDLRPLRDAKITEFTQPKPGSYRLVYEVRGQQGTVSYTLAKDGTAKFEFVDTDGRKTSETYSPGDDRQRGGPPQPPPPPRDGNGGRPPRGGPGRVDAPVDLSSMSRTNAPGFKVSSPSVDEKHFLSVDCTCDGAAQSPAITWKGAPEGTKAFAVTIWHTAPDKEKSYWVVYNIPANVTSLKQNAKGIGSIGINDRGQASYDPMCSKGPGLKKYHITVFALSSKLDISPREATRAKLRKAMKGRMLGASTLDVLYER; this is translated from the coding sequence ATGAAAGTAAAAAGCAATCATGGGGGCACCCACCGATTTTTCCGCTCGGCGTTCACGGTCGCAGTGATACTGGTGGTTCCAAACGCCCTTTTGGCGCACGATGGTCCGCATCATGGCGATTCAGAAAAACCCAAAGGATCAAGGACCTGGACACTAGGTGCTGAAGGCGTTCATTTGCATGGCACCTTCGTAACCGCGTCCGCTGGGGACGTGCAAATCCGCCGCGACGACAATCGTTTGGTCTCTCTAAAGATGGAACGGCTGGTCGCGTCAGACCGTGAGTGGATTGCGAAACGTCTTGAAGCGATCGATACGCTCAACCAGCAACGCGAGCTGCATTTTGTTGTGCAGAATCGACCGAGCGGTGATGGAATTCCGGCAAACGAGAACGCTATGCCATTGATCTACGAACACTTCCAACCGTTTTCCAAGGTACTGAAGCTCCGTTTGGACGACGACTATCTTTATGTTGGCTCCAATGGAATGCCAGACCATCCGATGATGATCGGGATTCGTTCATGGCAACAGCAGGTCCCGATTCCACAGAAGTACTTTGGTGACAACGCTTGGCGAATTCCTTTGCACCCCGTGCCTGCGAAACAGCCAATGTCAACGAAGGATAACTTTCTGCGAGGTGCGATCGCATTGGCGGTCAACGGAGTCCCGATTTTCAATCCGTTGAACAACCGGGGCGACGATGCGCTGCTGTTTGGGGAATTGGATGAGTACGGTGGTCACTGCGGGCGAGCGGATGATTATCACTACCACATCGCTCCTGTTCATCTTGAAAAGACAACAGGCAAAGACCAGCCGATTGCGTACGCTTTGGACGGCTATCCAATTTTCGGATATCAAGACCAACAGGCGACCGACTTTGCGCCGCTGGATTCGTTGGGCGGCCATAAAGACGAAGCGGGGCAATATCACTACCATGCGACCAAGACCTATCCGTATCTGAATGGCGGATTTTATGGTGAAGTGGTCGAACGCGGTGGACAGGTTGATCCGCAACCACGAGCTCAACCGATTCGTCCAGATTTGCGTCCACTACGTGACGCGAAGATTACGGAATTCACTCAGCCGAAACCGGGGAGTTATCGCCTTGTTTACGAAGTCCGCGGCCAGCAGGGAACGGTCTCTTACACGCTTGCGAAAGATGGGACGGCCAAATTTGAGTTCGTCGATACCGATGGTCGAAAGACGTCGGAGACCTATTCGCCGGGGGATGATCGGCAGCGAGGCGGTCCGCCGCAACCACCTCCACCGCCACGCGATGGCAACGGTGGTCGTCCACCTCGCGGCGGCCCCGGCCGAGTCGATGCGCCGGTAGACCTTTCCTCCATGTCCCGCACGAATGCCCCGGGCTTCAAGGTGAGCAGCCCTTCGGTCGACGAGAAACATTTTCTGTCGGTCGACTGCACGTGCGACGGTGCCGCGCAATCGCCAGCGATCACTTGGAAAGGGGCTCCCGAAGGAACGAAGGCCTTCGCCGTTACCATTTGGCACACGGCACCCGATAAGGAGAAATCCTATTGGGTGGTCTACAACATTCCCGCGAACGTCACTTCGCTAAAGCAAAACGCCAAAGGGATCGGCAGCATTGGCATCAATGACCGGGGCCAAGCCAGCTACGATCCAATGTGCTCCAAAGGTCCTGGCCTAAAAAAGTATCACATCACCGTTTTTGCTCTCTCATCGAAACTTGATATCTCACCCCGCGAGGCAACAAGAGCCAAGCTGCGGAAAGCGATGAAAGGGAGGATGCTTGGCGCATCGACGTTGGATGTTCTCTACGAACGGTAG
- the bufB gene encoding MNIO family bufferin maturase, with translation MQSNHDATESLKQTDNDRTGLGLGIGLRTVHFAHILNEWPEVDWFEIISENFMDCSGRPRYILDQIAERYPIVMHGVSMSIGSTDRLDIDYLKKLKQLASDVKAQWVSDHVCWTGVAAKNTHDLLPVPYNEETLKHLAARVRIVEDLLERPLVLENPSTYVTFRDSTMSEWEFLKYLTEETNCQLLLDVNNVYVSSVNHEFEPKEYLDAIPVDRVVQFHLAGHTDMGTHCIDTHDGKVVDPVWELYRYAHQRGVRASTLLEWDAGIPEFDVVHAEVLKARKYMSDAYAPDETADSESRDRKTGVTAAETNRPVGIPQPSHYTMAEIE, from the coding sequence ATGCAGTCAAATCATGATGCGACAGAAAGTCTGAAGCAAACAGACAATGACCGGACTGGACTGGGCTTAGGCATTGGGTTGAGAACGGTTCACTTCGCGCACATTCTGAACGAGTGGCCGGAGGTGGATTGGTTCGAAATCATTTCAGAAAACTTCATGGATTGTAGTGGCCGACCAAGATACATCTTGGATCAGATCGCCGAGCGTTACCCGATTGTGATGCATGGCGTTTCAATGTCGATTGGCAGCACCGATCGGCTGGATATCGACTATTTGAAAAAGCTCAAACAACTTGCGTCGGACGTGAAGGCGCAGTGGGTTTCGGACCATGTCTGTTGGACCGGCGTCGCCGCGAAAAATACTCACGATCTGCTTCCGGTCCCATACAACGAGGAAACGCTAAAGCACTTAGCAGCACGCGTCCGCATCGTGGAGGATCTGCTGGAACGCCCATTGGTGCTTGAAAATCCAAGCACCTACGTCACCTTTCGTGATTCAACGATGAGCGAATGGGAGTTCTTGAAGTATCTGACTGAAGAAACAAATTGCCAGTTGCTGCTAGATGTCAACAACGTCTATGTGTCCAGCGTCAACCATGAGTTTGAACCCAAAGAATACCTTGACGCCATTCCGGTCGACCGAGTGGTTCAGTTCCACTTGGCAGGACACACGGATATGGGCACGCACTGTATCGATACGCACGATGGTAAAGTGGTCGACCCTGTCTGGGAACTTTATCGCTACGCGCATCAACGAGGCGTGCGGGCTTCGACTTTATTGGAATGGGACGCGGGGATTCCTGAATTCGACGTCGTTCACGCTGAAGTACTGAAGGCCAGAAAGTACATGAGCGATGCGTATGCACCAGACGAGACCGCCGACAGTGAATCACGCGACAGGAAAACAGGGGTGACAGCGGCAGAGACGAATCGACCTGTGGGGATCCCGCAGCCTTCGCATTACACGATGGCGGAGATTGAGTAG
- a CDS encoding class I fructose-bisphosphate aldolase has product MHDQLSETTSALLVDGKGILAMDESTPTCNKRFKSLGIPQNEEMRRAYREMIITTPGLGQSISGAILFDETLRESSSSGESFVKLLIEQGIVPGIKVDKGTVPLAGHDGETVTEGLDGLRQRLSEYAQLGAKFAKWRAVIAIDDDLPTAGAVEANAHALARYAALCQEVGLVPIVEPEVLMHGHHSILRCGEVTEMVQREVFVQLNRQQVTLETMILKPNMVAPALDYEAQTSDAAIADATVQCLMRTVPAAVAGIAFLSGGQDPEHATARLAEMNARYKTTAPWPLTFSFGRAIQRPALECWLGEKANVPAARALLLERAEANAKARCANTQHEVAKI; this is encoded by the coding sequence ATGCACGATCAACTTAGCGAAACGACTTCGGCGCTCCTTGTCGACGGCAAAGGCATCCTTGCGATGGACGAGAGCACGCCCACGTGTAACAAGCGGTTTAAATCGCTTGGCATCCCGCAAAACGAAGAGATGCGGCGTGCCTATCGGGAAATGATTATCACCACGCCAGGGCTAGGTCAATCGATCAGCGGGGCAATCCTATTCGACGAAACCCTTCGCGAAAGCTCCTCCAGTGGCGAATCTTTCGTCAAACTGCTGATCGAACAAGGCATCGTGCCCGGCATCAAAGTTGACAAAGGAACGGTCCCTCTCGCCGGTCACGATGGCGAAACCGTTACCGAAGGGCTCGATGGACTTCGCCAACGACTGAGCGAATACGCACAACTGGGTGCAAAGTTTGCCAAGTGGCGCGCCGTCATCGCAATCGACGACGATTTGCCGACCGCCGGTGCCGTCGAAGCGAACGCCCACGCGCTGGCCCGCTATGCAGCCCTTTGCCAAGAGGTCGGATTGGTCCCGATCGTCGAACCAGAAGTCTTAATGCACGGTCACCATTCGATCTTACGTTGCGGTGAAGTGACCGAAATGGTGCAACGCGAAGTATTCGTACAATTGAATCGGCAACAGGTCACGCTTGAAACGATGATTTTAAAACCGAATATGGTGGCCCCTGCATTGGACTACGAAGCGCAGACTTCCGATGCAGCGATCGCCGACGCCACCGTGCAATGTTTGATGCGAACCGTTCCGGCGGCCGTCGCAGGCATCGCGTTCTTATCCGGCGGGCAAGACCCCGAACATGCCACCGCACGATTAGCCGAAATGAACGCGCGCTATAAAACGACAGCCCCGTGGCCGCTAACCTTTTCGTTTGGTCGGGCAATCCAGCGACCTGCATTGGAATGCTGGCTGGGCGAAAAGGCGAATGTCCCGGCTGCCCGAGCGTTGCTGCTTGAACGTGCAGAAGCAAACGCGAAAGCACGGTGTGCTAATACGCAGCATGAGGTCGCCAAAATTTAG
- a CDS encoding HvfC/BufC N-terminal domain-containing protein → MGSAEDCNASANIDATSSDPLHRCAPSLRAVQEWMQTVIASPDGVVSGAASTVAKTAIGSDSATIEDLILPSSQLSSQQRMEVYANAYYARLLEVLSEEYPALTHLLGEETFNAFAFDYLQSYPSQSYTLANLGANFHRFLIENRDATDEGSDLGIEAYWLDLMIDLATIERTYSEVFSGPGIENLETLNADTLSAVEPDQVGELTLRLAPCVRLLRLSSGAHEYAIAVRKGTATRDDLPSAKPTFLVVTRLRYVVRTIAVEALEFQLLERLANNVCLGEAIEQIAETSSLDDEQLTMSVGTWFQKWASDRLFLDFQLPGQ, encoded by the coding sequence GTGGGATCTGCTGAAGACTGCAATGCATCCGCGAACATCGACGCAACCTCGTCGGATCCACTTCACCGATGCGCACCATCGCTGCGTGCGGTCCAGGAATGGATGCAGACCGTGATCGCAAGCCCTGATGGAGTTGTGTCGGGTGCCGCGTCGACGGTAGCCAAAACGGCCATCGGGTCGGATTCCGCCACGATCGAAGATTTGATCTTGCCCTCCAGCCAATTGAGCAGTCAGCAGAGAATGGAGGTTTACGCCAATGCGTACTACGCTCGCCTGTTAGAGGTGCTGAGCGAAGAATATCCCGCGTTGACGCATCTATTGGGCGAAGAGACGTTCAACGCTTTCGCGTTTGACTATTTGCAGTCCTATCCGTCGCAAAGCTACACGCTCGCTAACTTGGGCGCCAACTTCCATCGTTTTCTGATCGAAAACCGAGACGCGACCGATGAGGGATCGGATCTAGGAATCGAAGCGTATTGGCTTGATCTGATGATCGACTTGGCGACGATCGAACGGACGTACAGCGAAGTATTTAGTGGACCCGGAATCGAGAACCTGGAAACCCTGAATGCTGATACTTTGTCGGCGGTTGAACCCGATCAGGTTGGCGAGCTAACCTTGAGATTGGCGCCCTGTGTGCGTCTGTTGCGACTTAGCAGCGGGGCACATGAATATGCAATCGCGGTGCGCAAGGGGACTGCGACCCGGGATGATCTGCCGAGCGCCAAACCGACCTTCTTGGTCGTAACACGCCTGCGATATGTCGTCCGCACGATTGCGGTGGAGGCGTTGGAATTCCAGTTGCTCGAACGCTTGGCAAACAATGTCTGTCTGGGCGAGGCGATTGAGCAAATTGCAGAGACCTCCTCGCTCGATGACGAACAATTGACGATGTCTGTTGGCACTTGGTTTCAGAAGTGGGCCTCTGACCGGCTCTTCCTCGATTTTCAATTGCCCGGTCAGTAA
- a CDS encoding anti-sigma factor family protein, producing MSIDYQKLIHGYLDDSLSGEQQDQLNQWIKADEKNARQFASFMMLHDRLRSELAAPEHDATYAVEPIKPQSSGWWRRSFAVVSTACAVLLIAGIFWQTVDTPSASAAMIELNRIIEVNDLPMARTFLISVRDTVIPPRHQDPSTPERRRPPKPSLDGATLDVRGSNQFVLKRQTAQGDDFVTGSNGTTSWAVRPDGPVRYSNDVIHFARDLPGHEDGLPINNLHDGLEALRTAYDLELLPRETQKPDAARGSEVERQLVAVKKPGFRGAARVEIRYAEVSGKILELRFYEMAYGPQQITLTMTAIEEGGLAANHFDHASHHGPERAVEYE from the coding sequence ATGAGCATTGATTACCAAAAACTGATCCATGGATACCTAGATGATTCACTTTCAGGTGAGCAACAAGACCAGTTGAACCAGTGGATCAAAGCGGATGAAAAAAACGCACGGCAATTCGCTTCGTTCATGATGCTACATGATCGACTCCGCAGCGAATTGGCCGCGCCCGAACATGACGCGACGTATGCTGTGGAGCCCATCAAGCCGCAGTCGAGTGGTTGGTGGCGGCGGTCGTTTGCCGTGGTGTCGACCGCTTGTGCAGTTCTGCTGATCGCTGGAATCTTTTGGCAAACCGTCGATACGCCTTCCGCTTCGGCCGCGATGATTGAGCTAAATCGAATCATCGAGGTCAATGATTTGCCGATGGCCCGGACGTTCTTGATATCGGTTCGTGACACCGTGATTCCCCCCAGGCATCAAGATCCCTCCACCCCTGAGCGGCGTCGTCCTCCCAAGCCCTCGCTAGATGGAGCGACGCTTGACGTTCGCGGTTCGAACCAGTTCGTGCTCAAACGCCAGACCGCGCAGGGAGACGACTTCGTAACCGGGAGCAACGGAACAACAAGCTGGGCCGTGCGACCTGATGGGCCGGTGCGTTATAGCAATGACGTGATCCACTTCGCTCGAGATCTTCCTGGCCATGAAGATGGATTGCCTATCAACAATCTACACGACGGATTGGAAGCATTGCGCACCGCCTATGACTTGGAATTGTTGCCTAGGGAAACGCAAAAACCAGATGCCGCGCGAGGCAGTGAAGTCGAGCGGCAGTTGGTCGCTGTCAAGAAACCAGGTTTCCGGGGAGCAGCGAGGGTAGAGATCCGTTACGCCGAAGTAAGTGGCAAAATTCTTGAGCTCCGTTTTTATGAAATGGCTTATGGACCCCAGCAAATCACGTTGACGATGACCGCTATTGAAGAGGGAGGTCTCGCCGCTAACCATTTCGACCATGCATCCCATCACGGACCCGAGCGGGCCGTGGAATACGAGTAA